A single genomic interval of Methyloceanibacter caenitepidi harbors:
- a CDS encoding UDP-glucose dehydrogenase family protein — protein sequence MKICMIGAGYVGLVSAACFSDFGWNVVCVDKDEGRLAQLHRGEIPIYEPGLDDLVARNVAAGRIQFSGSLAESVQDADVVFLAVGTPVRRGDGYADLTFVFEAVEELAPHLRDGVVITTKSTVPVGTGREIERRLKALRPDADFAVCSNPEFLREGSAIRDFTHPDRVLVGCDNGRGRDVMARLYEPLSLRNAPIMFVSRESAELAKYAANSFLAMKITFINEIADLCEEVGADVSEVATAVGADGRIGPKFLNPGPGYGGSCFPKDVSALARTAREAKAPITLVEQVEKVNMERKIAMGARVERAAGGSVQGKTVAVLGVTFKPNTDDMRDAPSLVILPMLQSRGAKIRACDPQGRTQAEPLLPDVEWYVDPMEAARDADVLLVLTEWNEFRALDLKKLRSVMNGDVLVDLRNVYAPKLAAEAGFTYMGVGRGQTTSCVDDNAT from the coding sequence GTGAAAATTTGCATGATTGGGGCGGGTTATGTGGGGCTTGTTTCCGCTGCCTGTTTCTCGGATTTTGGCTGGAATGTCGTTTGCGTTGACAAGGACGAAGGCCGGCTCGCGCAGCTCCATCGGGGCGAGATTCCCATCTACGAACCCGGGCTCGACGACTTGGTGGCGCGCAACGTCGCCGCGGGCCGCATCCAGTTCTCAGGCTCCCTCGCCGAGTCCGTACAGGACGCGGACGTTGTCTTCCTCGCCGTCGGTACGCCCGTGCGCCGCGGTGATGGGTATGCCGATCTGACTTTTGTCTTCGAGGCCGTCGAGGAACTGGCGCCCCATCTACGGGACGGCGTCGTTATCACGACGAAGTCGACCGTGCCGGTCGGGACGGGACGGGAAATCGAGCGGCGCCTGAAGGCGCTGCGCCCCGACGCCGATTTCGCCGTGTGTTCCAACCCGGAGTTCTTGCGCGAGGGGTCGGCTATTCGCGACTTCACTCATCCCGACCGTGTGCTGGTGGGCTGCGACAACGGCCGGGGACGGGATGTCATGGCGCGGCTCTACGAGCCGCTCTCGCTTCGCAATGCGCCGATCATGTTCGTGAGCCGCGAGTCGGCCGAGTTGGCCAAATACGCCGCAAATTCCTTCCTCGCGATGAAGATCACCTTCATCAATGAAATCGCCGATCTCTGCGAAGAGGTCGGGGCTGACGTCAGCGAGGTGGCGACAGCGGTCGGCGCCGACGGCCGTATCGGTCCGAAATTTCTCAATCCGGGCCCGGGCTACGGCGGCTCGTGCTTTCCGAAGGATGTGAGTGCCCTTGCGCGTACGGCGCGCGAGGCCAAGGCGCCCATCACGCTCGTCGAACAGGTCGAGAAGGTCAACATGGAGCGGAAAATCGCCATGGGCGCGCGCGTGGAACGCGCCGCGGGCGGTTCGGTTCAAGGGAAGACCGTCGCGGTGCTGGGGGTCACGTTCAAGCCCAATACCGACGATATGCGCGATGCGCCAAGTCTTGTGATCCTTCCGATGCTCCAGTCCCGCGGGGCTAAAATCCGTGCGTGCGATCCGCAGGGGCGTACCCAAGCAGAGCCGCTGTTGCCGGACGTCGAGTGGTACGTCGATCCGATGGAGGCTGCGCGGGACGCCGATGTGCTCCTGGTACTGACGGAGTGGAATGAGTTTCGCGCGCTGGACCTCAAGAAGCTGCGATCCGTGATGAACGGTGACGTACTCGTTGACTTGCGCAATGTCTACGCGCCGAAGCTCGCCGCCGAGGCTGGCTTCACCTATATGGGCGTCGGCCGTGGCCAGACGACCAGCTGCGTGGACGACAACGCCACCTAG
- a CDS encoding NAD-dependent epimerase: MKILVTGAAGFIGFHTARVLLDRGDEVVGFDNLNDYYDVSLKEARLAQLAPRNRFAFVKGDLADKKAVDGLFAEHRPERVVHLAAQAGVRHSLTHPEEYVASNLVGFANILEACRHGGVEHLVYASSSSVYGANTRTPFSVHDNVDHPLSLYAASKKSNELMAHVYAHLYRIPVTGLRFFTVYGPWGRPDMALFTFVKKILAGAPIDVFNQGHHARDFTYIDDIVEAVVRVTDRIPEPNAEWSGDAPDPGTSSAPYRLYNIGNSSPVQLMDFIAAIEKALGREAKKNFLPMQPGDVLETYADVSDLTADVAFSPNTPIDEGIQRFVDWYRDYYKP; encoded by the coding sequence ATGAAGATATTGGTGACCGGCGCGGCCGGCTTTATCGGCTTCCATACGGCGCGCGTGCTGCTCGATCGCGGCGACGAGGTCGTCGGCTTCGATAACCTCAACGACTACTACGACGTTTCACTCAAGGAGGCGCGGCTGGCCCAGCTTGCGCCACGCAACCGCTTCGCCTTCGTCAAAGGCGACCTTGCGGACAAGAAGGCCGTGGACGGCCTCTTCGCCGAACACCGCCCCGAGCGCGTGGTCCATCTCGCGGCCCAGGCCGGCGTCCGCCACTCCCTGACACACCCGGAAGAATACGTGGCGTCCAATCTGGTCGGCTTCGCCAACATCCTGGAGGCCTGCCGGCATGGCGGCGTGGAGCACCTCGTGTATGCCTCGTCGAGCTCCGTTTACGGAGCCAACACGCGTACGCCCTTTAGCGTCCACGATAACGTGGATCATCCCTTGAGCCTGTACGCCGCGTCGAAGAAGTCGAACGAGCTGATGGCGCATGTCTATGCGCACCTCTACCGCATCCCGGTCACGGGCCTTCGCTTCTTCACCGTCTATGGTCCATGGGGCCGGCCCGACATGGCGCTGTTCACGTTCGTAAAGAAGATCCTGGCGGGTGCACCCATCGACGTGTTCAACCAGGGCCACCATGCCCGCGACTTCACCTATATCGACGACATCGTCGAAGCCGTGGTGCGCGTCACTGACCGCATCCCGGAGCCCAACGCCGAATGGAGCGGCGACGCGCCCGATCCGGGGACGTCGTCGGCGCCCTACCGGCTTTACAATATCGGCAATAGCAGCCCCGTTCAGCTGATGGACTTCATCGCCGCGATCGAAAAGGCCTTGGGACGTGAGGCGAAGAAAAACTTCCTGCCGATGCAGCCGGGAGACGTCCTGGAAACCTATGCCGACGTGAGCGACCTCACCGCCGACGTCGCGTTCTCGCCAAACACGCCGATCGACGAGGGCATCCAACGTTTCGTCGATTGGTATCGGGATTACTACAAGCCCTGA